From Pseudomonadota bacterium, a single genomic window includes:
- a CDS encoding class I SAM-dependent methyltransferase encodes MLQDRGIIAGNVTDKYNSRNPLVRRMMRGFLAAVGECYRLTGAQSLLEVGCGEGELLRRLVALEPARCVGTDFSPLILRDARQRQPLLALAAQSATRLGFPRRSFDLVVACEVLEHLPDPAAALEELARVSRRHVLLSVPREPLWRALNLARGAYWPAGGNTPGHVQHWGTEGFVREVGRVLQVRRVLTPLPWTVVLAEVP; translated from the coding sequence ATGCTCCAGGATCGCGGCATCATCGCCGGCAACGTCACGGATAAGTACAACAGCCGCAACCCGCTTGTGCGCCGGATGATGCGGGGCTTCCTCGCGGCCGTCGGCGAGTGCTACCGCCTGACCGGCGCGCAGAGCCTCCTCGAGGTCGGCTGCGGCGAGGGGGAGCTGCTGCGGCGGCTCGTGGCCCTAGAGCCCGCGCGCTGCGTCGGCACGGACTTCTCGCCGTTGATCCTGCGCGATGCTCGGCAGCGTCAGCCGCTGCTCGCCCTCGCCGCGCAGTCAGCGACGCGGCTCGGCTTCCCGAGGCGCAGCTTCGACCTCGTCGTCGCCTGCGAGGTCCTCGAGCATCTGCCTGATCCCGCCGCTGCCCTCGAGGAGCTGGCCCGCGTCAGCCGCCGCCACGTCCTGCTCAGCGTGCCGCGCGAACCGCTCTGGCGCGCGCTGAACCTCGCCCGCGGCGCCTACTGGCCCGCAGGCGGCAACACCCCGGGGCACGTGCAGCATTGGGGCACGGAGGGCTTCGTGCGCGAGGTCGGGCGGGTCCTGCAGGTGCGCCGTGTGCTGACGCCCCTGCCCTGGACGGTCGTCCTGGCCGAGGTGCCCTAG
- a CDS encoding DUF2029 domain-containing protein, translating into MTIPAPRLRRLGRRELVAALPAALCWLGAALAAAGGALHVVLLGTVIARRIGYPLDLEWMEGGMLCHALRVLEGQPIYAPPSADFIPHLYTPLYPWVVATVARFTGLGYGVARAVSVASFVVACALLGRTVWRHAGGRLWGALWALAAVGLAASTFPLTGSWYDLARNDSLQLALITGALVLLAEHAPSRRAVLAAGGLMGLAFLAKQTALIFVLASGALLLWRAPRRWPLYVAAVGLVAGGTTLWLQHRTGGWFWRYVFELHQGHDVYWTRIWPQSEVALFKRFPAVAVLIGAWGAVALARLLIRSRRASQRERRGGWWLAVVATGVAAAAIGFATQWAETNAYIPALFFAALLAGLAGSDLVRWAWRRGRGRWLAAALALVVGGGLGGQLIHQRYRVATQLPTVADYAASGALLRLLASVGGPVLMPYHPFYPRLVGQPAHYHQMGTNDVLRAGWPLPPGIAARVARRSYRAIILDRGLDDRYAFVLRDYEVARQLVPMESPEVVTGYRVRPSVLLVPRRAPGTQAP; encoded by the coding sequence GTGACGATCCCCGCCCCCCGGCTGCGTCGTCTAGGGCGGCGGGAGCTGGTCGCCGCGCTGCCCGCCGCGCTCTGCTGGCTCGGCGCGGCGCTGGCGGCTGCGGGCGGCGCGCTGCACGTCGTCTTGCTCGGCACGGTGATCGCGCGGCGTATCGGCTATCCGCTCGACCTGGAGTGGATGGAGGGCGGCATGCTCTGCCACGCGCTGCGCGTGCTAGAGGGGCAGCCGATCTACGCGCCGCCCTCGGCCGACTTCATCCCGCACCTCTATACGCCCCTCTATCCCTGGGTCGTCGCGACCGTGGCGCGCTTCACGGGGCTGGGCTACGGCGTGGCCCGGGCCGTCTCGGTGGCCTCCTTCGTCGTCGCTTGCGCGCTGCTTGGGCGGACCGTGTGGCGCCATGCCGGTGGTCGCCTCTGGGGCGCCCTGTGGGCGCTGGCGGCGGTCGGTCTGGCGGCCTCGACCTTTCCGCTGACGGGCTCGTGGTACGACCTGGCGCGCAACGACTCGCTCCAGCTCGCCCTGATCACCGGCGCGCTGGTGCTGCTCGCCGAGCATGCGCCGAGCCGGCGCGCTGTGCTCGCGGCCGGCGGGTTGATGGGCTTGGCCTTTCTGGCCAAACAAACGGCGTTGATCTTTGTCTTGGCGTCGGGCGCGCTGCTGCTCTGGCGGGCGCCGCGGCGCTGGCCGCTCTACGTCGCCGCGGTCGGGCTGGTGGCCGGCGGCACGACCCTCTGGCTCCAGCACCGCACCGGGGGCTGGTTCTGGCGCTACGTCTTCGAGCTGCACCAGGGGCACGATGTCTACTGGACGCGCATCTGGCCGCAGAGCGAGGTCGCGCTCTTCAAGCGCTTCCCCGCGGTAGCCGTGCTGATCGGCGCGTGGGGTGCGGTCGCGCTGGCCAGACTGCTGATTCGAAGTCGGCGCGCGTCGCAGCGCGAGCGTCGCGGGGGCTGGTGGCTGGCGGTGGTCGCGACCGGGGTCGCCGCCGCGGCGATCGGCTTCGCGACGCAATGGGCCGAGACCAACGCCTACATCCCGGCGCTCTTCTTCGCCGCCCTCCTGGCCGGCCTCGCCGGCAGCGATCTGGTGCGTTGGGCCTGGCGCCGAGGCCGCGGTCGCTGGCTCGCGGCCGCGCTGGCGCTGGTCGTCGGCGGCGGCCTCGGCGGGCAGCTGATCCACCAGCGTTACCGCGTCGCCACGCAGCTCCCGACCGTGGCGGATTACGCGGCCTCTGGCGCCCTGCTGCGGCTGCTCGCGTCGGTCGGTGGGCCGGTGTTGATGCCCTATCATCCCTTCTACCCGCGCCTGGTCGGCCAACCCGCGCATTACCACCAGATGGGGACCAACGACGTGCTGCGCGCCGGGTGGCCCCTGCCGCCCGGGATCGCCGCGCGCGTTGCGCGGCGCAGCTACCGCGCGATCATCCTCGATCGCGGCCTCGACGATCGCTACGCCTTCGTGCTGCGGGACTACGAGGTCGCGCGGCAGCTCGTGCCGATGGAGTCGCCGGAGGTCGTCACCGGCTACCGCGTGCGCCCGAGCGTGCTGCTCGTGCCGCGGCGCGCGCCCGGAACGCAGGCGCCCTGA
- a CDS encoding phosphatidylglycerophosphatase A, protein MTTRSSRLSNCISNCLWSCISRWVSNWVSCLARLIATGLGLGYLPWAPGTWGTALAVALAFGLAGLTLGAYLAVVLLITVVGTWAASVADRAWGTHDSGRIVIDEVAGYLLTVALVDRARWGPLLAGFVVFRLLDILKPPPIRWLDRRVPGGFGVMLDDLAAGLLGAALLAILARLGLAPWRG, encoded by the coding sequence ATGACGACGCGTAGCTCCCGCCTTTCCAACTGCATTTCGAACTGCCTTTGGAGCTGCATTTCGCGCTGGGTCTCGAACTGGGTCTCGTGCCTGGCGCGCCTGATCGCCACCGGCCTTGGCCTGGGCTATCTGCCCTGGGCGCCGGGCACCTGGGGCACGGCGCTGGCCGTCGCCCTCGCCTTCGGGCTCGCAGGCCTGACGCTCGGCGCCTACCTCGCGGTCGTGCTCCTGATCACGGTCGTCGGGACCTGGGCGGCGAGCGTGGCCGACCGCGCTTGGGGCACTCACGACAGCGGACGCATCGTGATCGACGAGGTCGCCGGCTATTTGCTGACGGTCGCCCTCGTCGACCGCGCTCGCTGGGGGCCCCTGCTGGCCGGCTTCGTCGTCTTTCGCCTGCTCGACATTCTCAAGCCGCCACCGATTCGCTGGCTCGACCGCCGCGTACCCGGTGGCTTCGGGGTGATGCTCGACGATCTCGCGGCCGGCCTGCTCGGGGCCGCCCTGCTGGCGATCTTGGCCCGGCTCGGGCTGGCGCCCTGGCGAGGCTGA
- a CDS encoding 2-oxo acid dehydrogenase subunit E2: MRLPPTRAATTRDACRRLAFPPERRLVLDSLRLGRHKPMMHGLLELDVTQARALLAAHRERSGEALSFTAFVLACLGRAVVTHPEVHALRDALGRVVIFEEADATAIVEIEVDGRPFPLAHVLRGINRRSVRELHDELRAVKAAGLRLVSARRRLGLRLALSVPGCLRRLVYRALLSFPRLAKRYTGTMLVTAVGRFSGGAGWGFSAPGLHNLSVVIGGIASRPTATSGEPGPRAVLCLTVSANHELVDGAPLARFTRDFARRLEGAEGLTEAIQGDGHAERG, translated from the coding sequence ATGCGCCTACCGCCTACCCGCGCGGCTACAACGAGGGACGCCTGCCGTCGTCTGGCCTTCCCCCCCGAGCGGCGCCTGGTGCTCGATAGCCTGCGGCTGGGTCGCCATAAGCCGATGATGCATGGGCTGTTGGAGCTCGACGTCACGCAGGCGCGCGCGCTCTTGGCGGCGCATCGCGAGCGCAGCGGCGAAGCGCTCTCGTTCACAGCGTTCGTCCTCGCCTGTCTCGGCCGAGCGGTGGTCACGCACCCGGAGGTCCATGCGCTTCGTGACGCCCTCGGCAGGGTGGTGATCTTCGAGGAGGCCGACGCGACCGCGATCGTCGAGATCGAGGTCGACGGGCGGCCCTTTCCCTTGGCCCACGTGCTGCGCGGGATCAACCGGCGCAGCGTCCGCGAGCTTCATGACGAGCTGCGGGCGGTAAAGGCCGCCGGCCTGCGGCTCGTCTCAGCGCGCCGGCGCCTCGGGCTGCGGCTCGCCCTGAGCGTGCCGGGCTGCTTGCGCAGGTTGGTCTATCGCGCCTTGCTCAGCTTCCCACGGCTGGCCAAGCGCTACACGGGAACGATGCTGGTGACGGCGGTCGGTCGGTTCAGTGGGGGCGCTGGCTGGGGCTTCAGCGCGCCAGGTCTCCACAACCTCTCGGTGGTCATCGGAGGCATTGCGTCGCGGCCCACCGCCACCAGCGGTGAGCCGGGGCCGCGCGCGGTGCTCTGCCTGACGGTGAGCGCCAACCACGAGCTGGTGGATGGCGCGCCCCTGGCGCGCTTCACGCGTGACTTCGCCCGTCGCCTCGAGGGCGCCGAGGGCCTGACCGAGGCCATCCAAGGAGACGGGCATGCCGAGCGAGGCTAG
- a CDS encoding DNA lyase, whose product MRLWSIHPRYLDSRGLVALWREGLLARAVLRGLTRGYRHHPQLERFRAQPDPLAAIDCYLARVLDESRARGYAFDASKLCYQRCHHAALPLTNGQLEYEWQHLLAKLKTRDPLRWQRQRPLQPSQHPCFQLAPGPVAVWERR is encoded by the coding sequence ATGCGGCTCTGGTCGATCCATCCACGCTATTTGGATTCGCGCGGGCTCGTCGCCCTCTGGCGCGAGGGCCTGCTCGCGCGCGCCGTGCTCAGGGGCCTGACGCGCGGCTACCGACATCATCCGCAGCTCGAGCGCTTTCGCGCCCAACCCGATCCACTCGCCGCGATCGACTGCTACCTCGCGCGCGTGCTCGACGAGTCCCGCGCGCGCGGCTACGCCTTCGATGCCTCGAAGCTCTGCTACCAGCGCTGCCACCACGCCGCCCTGCCGCTGACCAACGGGCAGCTCGAGTACGAGTGGCAGCACCTGCTCGCCAAGCTCAAGACCCGTGATCCCCTCCGGTGGCAGCGCCAACGCCCGCTGCAGCCGAGCCAGCATCCATGCTTCCAGCTCGCGCCCGGCCCGGTCGCCGTCTGGGAGCGACGGTGA
- a CDS encoding helix-turn-helix domain-containing protein yields MSQRELARSAGIVHSQLSRIEAGKTDPSVSALTKLAFALDVPLCGFMGDETTSAADAANGASALTEAEEEILTLYRAASPVDRTQVERLLLLMVGRLAATSSRGRPGLGGPGGGSPRRRRKRTRARWAPQPIRSSSSQMMVSPARASRLVTWSRRIAARPRRATSSSSRWRRRARSFASTTLVQGIASSYDPRTRS; encoded by the coding sequence GTGAGTCAGCGTGAGCTCGCGCGTAGCGCGGGGATCGTTCACTCGCAGCTCTCCCGCATCGAGGCCGGAAAGACCGACCCCAGCGTGTCGGCGCTGACCAAGCTCGCCTTCGCGCTGGATGTCCCGCTCTGTGGGTTCATGGGCGACGAGACGACCAGCGCGGCCGACGCCGCGAACGGCGCGTCGGCCCTGACCGAGGCCGAAGAGGAGATCCTCACGCTCTATCGCGCAGCGTCGCCCGTGGATCGCACTCAGGTCGAACGCCTGCTGCTGCTGATGGTCGGCCGCCTCGCCGCAACGTCGTCGCGCGGAAGACCCGGATTAGGCGGGCCTGGCGGAGGATCGCCCCGACGGCGGCGCAAGAGGACCCGAGCGCGGTGGGCCCCGCAGCCTATCAGATCTTCGTCGTCGCAGATGATGGTCTCACCAGCGAGGGCATCAAGGTTGGTGACATGGTCGCGGCGCATCGCGGCCAGGCCAAGGAGGGCGACGTCGTCGTCGTCGAGGTGGCGAAGACGGGCCCGATCGTTCGCCTCTACTACCCTCGTCCAGGGAATCGCGTCCAGCTACGACCCGCGCACCCGGAGCTGA